A region of the Plasmodium vinckei vinckei genome assembly, chromosome: PVVCY_11 genome:
CCCACCTATTATTTCCTATGATGCAtctcatatttataaaaaacgaGTATCAAGCGTCCCAAACTTAAACATTATAggaaatacaaataatgaaaaatttaataaaaataaaagaaaaatagatatacgtaataataatataaatctaGCTAATaacttaataaataaatataacacAACAggacaaaataatatgaacaaacttaattatattaaatcattaccaagagaaaaaaacatatcaataataaaaaatattagagAAAATTGTCAAAcaactaaaaatataaactatCATAAATTTGTTTCAAAAATTCCAAATAAAAGACCTATCTattcatttaataaaaactcAAGTGAttacaaattaaataatgcaaaatttgaaaatattactaATGATAAatcttataaaaaaatggatggCAGTGGACGGGttgatttaaaaagtgTGTATAAACACCCTAAAAGggaaaaaagaataataaaattaaaaaatattaattgtaATATTACAAATGCAATGAAAACAGAATATAAAGCTGCTGGAATATTtgttgttaaaaaaaatgtagatgattctataaataatgtaaataaaaaaataaataaaaataatataaatatagaaatattattaggATTTGatcctttaaaaaaaaaaaatataaataaagaaattgaaaatacaCCATCAATGAAAAAAGGATTACTAAATATTTTAGGAGGTAAAAGAGATGGTGATGAACAAAATCCATTACTAACATCTTTTCGAGAATTTAGTGAAGAAAAtctgtatatttataatatgcttttatcttattttagctattattactatactatgaaaaatatagctAACCCTGACCAATTAGACACTAATGAAAaacaagaaaaaataaaattagatCAAACTGACCAAGACAAACAACTAACTAAAAACCCTCACGAACATGACAATCTTTATTCATCCTTTTTAGAAACGAACTTTTTAAAGGATATAAGTAATTTACCTGAACAAGAAAAAGAACGTATTGTCAATTTacacataaataattttttaatatattttaaagaacattgtttaaatataaaagaaaatcatAGTTACATATACAATTGTTCATACCCACCAAGCTATAAAATGATggaggaaaaaaaagaagtcGATATAAAGGAGACGGAAAAAGTAGAAAAAcccaaaataaaaaaaaaatataaaatattagaaaaaatacataaagaaataaatatattaaataaaataaaaatagataataaaagtaattttaaattatattatgcaaaaggaaaatataatgtatttttttatgattgCACATTCTatgaatgtaaaaatattttacaatatattaataatttcttttggaaaaattatatttctttatttaatataattataaaagaaaatctCGACTTtttaactaaaaaaaaaatagaaaataacAAGGAACATATACCATATACAATGCATCAAGTACAATTTAGTCATCAAATTGATgaacaattatataaagatataactaccattataaaagaaaataatgatcaTGTACTTCTTAACGATCTTGAAAAACGAAGCAATATATATGACTATTCACCAAATACTGAACATAATGAAATGAATACTGACTTCATGAATGACGTTACATGGGTAAGTCtttcttctttattattatttttaataaatactGATCGGTTTGAAGAAATTGTGAGTGAAATATGGaaagtatatattacattatTTGAAAGTGGAACTGttggaaatataaataaagttCTTATGATtgatgaagaaaaagaatGTTCTATCTCAAAAGATGTTGTTTTAAAAgttcaaaatttatataaaaatatacataatactttaaaaaaattaaaaactactaataaatataaagaattattaattcttttattttcaccttttaatacaaaactaaatttagaaaatatgACTACCCTAACTAATGATATATCTAAAGAATCCTTCCGAagtttttttgaatatttaattacTTCACCGGAAATTTGgacttttctttttctcaATTTAGTTAGTACTACTCCAATGTGAATAAATTCAGCCACTTTCAGATTGTTCatgtaaaattttttcaaaaatataccCAATAAAAGTCTATGGAAAATGTGTATAAAACAATTTCAACACTCCAAATGTTATACTAGACATGCAAAGTAGTATGACAAAACATTTCttaatctttttttttacacttTTTCAAACTTTTTATTAGCATATCcgtttttctttctttttccaTGTGCAtaactttaaaaaatgtgaatTTCTTTGCTTTCATTTTCTCTTTCACCTTTATTCCAATTTTGATAGCAAAGAAATTACTCCGCTAtgctttttaatttttacgtacttattttttttatttattgttaattttttttatgatacCCTAACTTTTTGTGCTTTTCTTTATAAACACAATCAACTAATTTGTTTGAATATCTAcaccttttttaaaattagaaaaatatgaataaatcaGTAGTAGGCCGAATATGTATTATGACCTTATAATGGCTATAGGATCATGTCATTCTCCAAAgcttataaataaaactcATGATTTATCTTCGTTccattgttatttttttattaattatgcaatattttattaatttgaaaaaaatatttttatatatagattAGCAAAATGTATGTCCCTGATCGGGAATATTTCATCCCGTTGTGGCGTTGCTCTTGTCACTgctaaatttttttttttttttttttttttgccatttatttttttatttttttttaattttttaacattgTTCCAGTTATTTTACGAACAAAATGAGGGAAATCGAACATATGTCAATCAAATAAGGAAGTGTCATCATATTTTCTAactttttttcactttaaATTAGTTTAAAATTagtttaaaattatttaaaatggtatgaaggataaaaaaaaaaatgaaatttcCTACTCACAGGAAACACAATATATTGAAAGGATTGATCTGGTTTTTCCtctacattttatattatttaaatatactaaattttgaaagcattattatatgttgctataatataaaaaaccgaacaaaattttataaaaatcaaaatccaaaaaaatgtgtgaCCTTATTCATTGGTAATGCTGAAAATGGATTAAGTaccaaaagaaaaaatagcaTTATCAACTTGataaatcataaaaatacaaataaaaaaacttttaacaaattaaactattttataaacaatGGAACAATACAAGGACAACCATCCATTCCTAATTCATGCCAACACAAAGCATGGAAATACAATCccaattttaaaatgaaattaaatttttttaataaaaataaagagtATTACAATATATGTAGCAAAAATTCTCtaactaataaatattttaaaaaaaattatttttatatattcaaaaaaaatggcaaTCTCAACTCTCAAAATGATTATCCTCCATTTtcaaaaacaaacaaaactCTCAATGATGTATCAGAGTTTgtagataaaaatacagACCCGTCTTTCCCTAATCCAATTTTAATATCCTTATCCGAAgtttttgatttttctcttttttatgGAACGGGAGAAAATCgaaaatattacaaatatgaggatatcataaaatatatagaaaataatataggaGGTACTAgatttattgaaaatataaacataaataataatttaaataaaaattatgatcaAATACaagataataatgaaaattattttgatgaCAAGCCAATATTAATTAGAGGAagaatagaaaaaaaagataaacaGTCACAAcgaattattttatatttaagaCAAAATGGTGgactatatattatttgtgcatatgaaaaaaaaaaaaatcaaaatgaaaatggaCAAAAAGAACAAGATGAAATGTATacttatattaaaaatttaaaaaatgaaactgTTGTTGATATTAtaggaaatataaaaattaataaaaaattatataaacatcAAATACCACATATtgaaagtatatataatcaaaaaagattagaaatacaaattaaaaatatttacaaaatcgCTGAATCATATTATGTTCCTCCTATACTACCTAATGATGTTCCCTTTCTTAGGACATCCATATTGGGCACTGATCAAACTTCTTTCAAAACGGAACATTCTGAAGAAGAAtcagataaaaataaacatgtTTATGATGATGCAGATAAGAAAGTCGAAGATACTATACCACCTTCTCTTTTAGATAGTAGCACAAACGATTGCTTGACTAATGACAATCATCAATCGGATTCCCCAAATGTAAGAGACACCAATGAAGGCACAGAACAAGGTCGTGATAAAATtttcgaaaaaaatgaaatagaaTATTCAGAAAGTGactatttttgtttaagtTATAGAAATTCGATCAATcaacttatttttaatttaaaaaatttgataataaaaaaaatgagaaatattttaggggaagataaatatatagaagtATTTACTCCTAAACTAGTAAGAATAGATAAGGCagtcaaaaataaaaataacttgACTACCCAAGTTGATAATGTAAGTAAAATGAATGGAAATGATGACAAAACAAGTATAGAAAAATACACAGAACTAAATGGATCAGAAGGGGGATCTAATTGTTTTAAgattgaaaatgaaaatataatacttGCACAAAGTCcacaattttataaacaaatgataattaattatgactatgaaaaaatatttgaaataaattattcatatagaaatgaaaaatttcaTAGTACTAAACatttaaatgaatttttatcattggATATCGAAcaagttatatataataattattatgaagtagtaatatatatttataattttttaaaaaatataattaattatattaatacaaattttaatcaagaaataaatctaattaatttaagttatgggaaaaaaaatacacacaCAAACTTTGAACCTACTATCGTTACTACTACTCCTGTTGTTTTGTCATTTTGTCAAGCCcatgatatattaaaaaaatattattacataaataatgatacaCCATTTTGTAGTTCTAAAAAAGGTATACAAGATGGATATGCACATAATGAGCAATATAACAtgtatgtaaaaatattagatgaaaatgaaaaaaaaaaattaaaaaaaaatattatttttgacCATGTTGATCAAAATGGACAATTACATAATGTTTactataataataagattgcaaataattacaaaattgacataaataattgtgAAAGTAATTATCCTGACAATATAAATCAAGACTTGTCTTCACAATCACTATACTCCTTTGTGAACAagattgataaaaatgaaatttaCAATGATATACTCCAATTTTACAACAACATATATGATGAAACAATGACAAGAAGTAAAGCacaagaaaataaaaattttaatcaACCCCCACCCTCTTTATTATCTAGCTATACACAGTTTGATAAAACTAATGACATGGCAggaaataatgaaaacCTCTTTGATTTAGATAAAGATAGTTTTAGTAGCGACCCCAATATATATTCCCATTTTAACGGAATAAGCaaatatttagaaaaaaatataaatataaaaataagtgtaaaagaaaaaaatgaaattaaaaaattaaaagaattatatatttatgaaaaagatTTTACTAATGATGAacttaattatttatatttatttataaaatataattttaatacagatatatttataatagaTCAATATCCATTACACCTTAGACCATTTTATAGTTTAagtaatttatatgatttacGATTTACAAATAGTTttgattttatatataaaggaaCTGAAATTATATCAGGTAGCCaaagaataaataatttaccCCTCCTATTACTTCGTATattaaaggaaaaa
Encoded here:
- a CDS encoding aspartate--tRNA ligase, putative, which translates into the protein MKFPTHRKHNILKGLIWFFLYILYYLNILNFESIIICCYNIKNRTKFYKNQNPKKCVTLFIGNAENGLSTKRKNSIINLINHKNTNKKTFNKLNYFINNGTIQGQPSIPNSCQHKAWKYNPNFKMKLNFFNKNKEYYNICSKNSLTNKYFKKNYFYIFKKNGNLNSQNDYPPFSKTNKTLNDVSEFVDKNTDPSFPNPILISLSEVFDFSLFYGTGENRKYYKYEDIIKYIENNIGGTRFIENININNNLNKNYDQIQDNNENYFDDKPILIRGRIEKKDKQSQRIILYLRQNGGLYIICAYEKKKNQNENGQKEQDEMYTYIKNLKNETVVDIIGNIKINKKLYKHQIPHIESIYNQKRLEIQIKNIYKIAESYYVPPILPNDVPFLRTSILGTDQTSFKTEHSEEESDKNKHVYDDADKKVEDTIPPSLLDSSTNDCLTNDNHQSDSPNVRDTNEGTEQGRDKIFEKNEIEYSESDYFCLSYRNSINQLIFNLKNLIIKKMRNILGEDKYIEVFTPKLVRIDKAVKNKNNLTTQVDNVSKMNGNDDKTSIEKYTELNGSEGGSNCFKIENENIILAQSPQFYKQMIINYDYEKIFEINYSYRNEKFHSTKHLNEFLSLDIEQVIYNNYYEVVIYIYNFLKNIINYINTNFNQEINLINLSYGKKNTHTNFEPTIVTTTPVVLSFCQAHDILKKYYYINNDTPFCSSKKGIQDGYAHNEQYNMYVKILDENEKKKLKKNIIFDHVDQNGQLHNVYYNNKIANNYKIDINNCESNYPDNINQDLSSQSLYSFVNKIDKNEIYNDILQFYNNIYDETMTRSKAQENKNFNQPPPSLLSSYTQFDKTNDMAGNNENLFDLDKDSFSSDPNIYSHFNGISKYLEKNINIKISVKEKNEIKKLKELYIYEKDFTNDELNYLYLFIKYNFNTDIFIIDQYPLHLRPFYSLSNLYDLRFTNSFDFIYKGTEIISGSQRINNLPLLLLRILKEKINDNPNEDNKIDVSSYLQINKTNFNLSNYLDDLKKLINKNSTLYKYINSFTYSSKPHAGMALGLDRFFMLLFNLPNIKKTTYS